The Linepithema humile isolate Giens D197 chromosome 7, Lhum_UNIL_v1.0, whole genome shotgun sequence genome has a window encoding:
- the LOC105675721 gene encoding uncharacterized protein isoform X1 has product MFFITAVKLPRVYRMFKQTKILIVGAGAAGIAAASKLLQKGVDNFVILEANQRIGGRVYTENFGHNVVDLGAQWIHGESENVVFNLASKHDLLDSFSNLLDPSKSHFVTVNGEMMPKEESSKALMIYLNITEQAQEELQKEKGSFGDYFIREYYKIFDEKPFASRARAAEYLSWMEKIENSIECSDTWFDVSAKRLTEYRVCEGNLALNWKDRGYKTLFDLLLQKIPNPEECLPVMERIEFGKVVTTIDYSSGENVIVTTRDGSQYSASHVIFTGSLGVLKEKHSAMFVPPLPQKKQCAINGLNIGTANKVYLEFPHRWWPEDTATFNLIWPEEDKEEFLQIYGQNSEWLCDVFSFYTVAYQPNLLCAWIVGKNARYMETLSDIDVFDGLYLLLRRSLGKYYDVVKPSKILRSNWHTNEHFRGSYTFLSMISEQMNVSPRDLAEPIMMDGTKPVILFAGEATHDHYYSTVHGAVETGFREANRLIDFERTRDRLEQQLVNNFEAMRIEIDAAKKTERTRVVIVGAGIAGLAAAKTLENAGFTDYLLLEAQDVIGGRIHSVPWDNGWIDCGAQFLHGDKSRLAQYCLDNNLLSNIQGTDGEGIFLRDDGSIMNESLVREIDDLVRTVSDDLCESQIPLKEHEDVGSVMRSRFEEYLREKNDSPTERTMKEEIFDWNERFLLVDNSCDSLNDLSATLWGKFKYVGGPEHLLFKSGYSSLTNLLADNLCGHKMRLATPVETIHWRDSVDQQEDFPIIVTTSEGTQISADAVIVTCSLGYLKENHRKMFQPPLPNRPSVAIENLGFGTINKIFLDFGKPWWPAGTKGFQLLWRRDADHRSLPEWSRDVTGFDVLPIHPATLIAWVGGRGAHIVERLSEQTIAQDCTNLLTYYLRRRDIPPVKKCVRTKWNGNKYMKGGYSHITKSCEKDDVSPGTLAEPVWATVSRNDTKKNLPIIMLAGEATHDHFYSTTHGAYETGINQAEVFLQYHASATSLRRIKRERWKTRVDSNV; this is encoded by the exons atgttttttataa CTGCAGTAAAACTTCCCAGAGTCTACAGAATGTTCAAGCAAACAAAAATTCTAATCGTTGGAGCAGGTGCAGCTGGCATTGCAGCAGCATCAAAGCTGTTGCAAAAGGGAGTGGATAATTTTGTGATATTGGAGGCCAATCAGAGGATAGGTGGCAGAGTATACACTGAAAACTTTG GTCACAATGTGGTGGATCTCGGAGCTCAATGGATCCATGGTGAATCTGAAAATGTGGTGTTTAATCTTGCTTCCAAGCATGATTTACTGGATTCATTCTCCAATCTGCTTGATCCCAGTAAAAGTCACTTTGTCACTGTCAATGGTGAGATGATGCCAAAGGAAGAAAGCAGCAAGGCTTTAATGATTTACTTAAATATCACGGAACAGGCACAGGAAGAACTCCAAAAGGAAAAAGGGTCTTTTGGAGATTATTTCATAAGAGA gtattacaaaatttttgatgAGAAGCCTTTCGCGAGTCGCGCTCGAGCTGCCGAATATTTATCTTGGAtggaaaaaatagaaaattctaTAGAATGCAGTGACACATGGTTTGACGTTTCCGCAAAACGTTTAACGGAATATCGGGTCTGCGAGGGTAATCTTGCGCTGAATTGGAAGGATCGCGGTTATAAAACGCtctttgatttattattg caaaAGATCCCGAATCCTGAGGAATGCTTGCCAGTGATGGAAAGGATAGAATTCGGAAAAGTCGTAACAACCATCGACTACAGTTCCGGCGAAAACGTTATTGTGACTACTAGAGATGGAAGCCAGTATTCCGCATCACATGTTATATTCACTGGATCTCTAGGTGTCTTGAAAGAGAAACATTCTGCGATGTTCGTGCCTCCTTTACCGCAGAAGAAACAATgtgcaataaat GGATTAAATATCGGAACAGCAAACAAAGTTTATCTTGAATTTCCACACAGATGGTGGCCGGAGGATACGGCTACCTTCAATCTTATCTGGCCGGAGGAAGACAAAGAGGAGTTTTTGCAAATCTATGGTCaa AACAGTGAATGGCTCTGCGACGTGTTTTCGTTCTACACTGTAGCTTATCAGCCGAATCTTCTTTGTGCTTGGATTGTCGGAAAAAATGCGAGGTACATGGAGACTTTATCGGACATTGACGTATTTGATGGACTATATTTGTTGTTAAGAAGATCGCTAGGAAAATATTACGATGTTGTGAAGCCAAGCAAAATATTAAG atCTAACTGGCACACCAATGAACATTTCCGTGGCTCATATACCTTCCTGAGTATGATTTCCGAACAAATGAATGTAAGTCCCAGAGATTTGGCCGAACCAATCATGATGGACGGAACTAAACCC GTAATACTTTTCGCTGGAGAAGCAACGCACGATCATTATTATTCCACTGTGCATGGTGCGGTGGAGACAGGTTTCCGGGAAGCGAATCGATTAATTGATTTCGAAAG AACGCGTGATCGCTTAGAGCAACAACTGGTTAACAACTTCGAAGCTATGCGGATAGAGATTGACGCTGCGAAGAAAACGGAAAGAACAAGAGTCGTGATAGTAGGCGCAGGAATCGCGGGATTGGCAGCGGCGAAAACTCTGGAGAATGCGGGATTCACAGATTATCTTCTTCTTGAGG CTCAAGATGTAATTGGAGGAAGAATTCATTCCGTTCCGTGGGACAACGGCTGGATAGATTGCGGGGCGCAATTCTTGCACGGTGACAAGAGCAGGCTAGCCCAATACTGCCTCGATAACAACTTGTTGTCGAACATTCAAGGCACGGACGGCGAAGGGATTTTCTTACGCGACGACGGATCGATAATGAACGAGAGCTTGGTACGCGAAATCGACGATCTTGTACGGACCGTCTCGGACGATCTATGCGAATCTCAGATACCTTTAAAGGAGCACGAGGACGTCGGCTCCGTCATGAGAAGTAGATTTGAAGAATACTTACGCGAGAAGAACGATTCTCCGACGGAGAGAACGATGAAGGAGGAAATTTTCGATTGGAACGAGCGGTTTCTCCTGGTGGACAACAGCTGCGATTCGCTGAACGATTTATCGGCGACCCTGTGGGGAAAGTTCAAG TATGTTGGTGGGCCAGAACACCTACTTTTCAAGTCCGGTTATAGCTCCTTGACGAATCTCCTTGCGGACAATCTGTGCGGGCATAAGATGCGACTGGCCACTCCCGTGGAGACCATTCACTGGCGGGACTCCGTGGATCAGCAGGAGGATTTTCCGATTATCGTGACGACTTCCGAAGGGACGCAAATTTCCGCAGACGCTGTCATTGTCACCTGCTCGCTCGGCTATTTGAAGGAGAACCACCGGAAAATGTTCCAGCCGCCGTTACCGAATCGCCCAAGTGTTGCTATCGAGAATCTCGGTTTCGGAACGATTAATAAGATTTTCCTGGACTTCGGCAAGCCTTGGTGGCCAGCCGGCACGAAAGGCTTTCAGTTACTCTGGCGCAGAGACGCTGATCACCGATCCTTGCCGGAATGGAGCAGGGACGTCACAGGATTCGACGTCCTGCCAATTCATCCGGCTACTCTTATAGCATGGGTCGGCGGCCGAGGAGCGCATATTGTCGAGCGTCTATCGGAGCAGACGATCGCGCAGGACTGCACGAACCTGTTGACGTATTATCTGCGACGTCGCGATATCCCGCCGGTGAAAAAATGCGTCAGAACCAAGTGGAACGGAAACAAGTACATGAAGGGCGGCTATAGTCATATCACGAAGAGCTGCGAGAAGGATGACGTCTCGCCCGGAACGCTGGCTGAGCCGGTCTGGGCGACAGTGTCGCGGAATGACACGAAGAAG AATTTACCGATCATAATGCTCGCCGGCGAAGCCACGCACGATCATTTCTATTCGACAACACATGGAGCTTACGAGACGGGAATCAATCAGGCCGAAGTATTCTTGCAATACCACGCGAGTGCcac caGTCTCCGTAGAATTAAGAGGGAGAGATGGAAGACGCGTGTAGATTCCAACGTGTAA
- the LOC105675721 gene encoding uncharacterized protein isoform X2, which yields MFFITAVKLPRVYRMFKQTKILIVGAGAAGIAAASKLLQKGVDNFVILEANQRIGGRVYTENFGHNVVDLGAQWIHGESENVVFNLASKHDLLDSFSNLLDPSKSHFVTVNGEMMPKEESSKALMIYLNITEQAQEELQKEKGSFGDYFIREYYKIFDEKPFASRARAAEYLSWMEKIENSIECSDTWFDVSAKRLTEYRVCEGNLALNWKDRGYKTLFDLLLQKIPNPEECLPVMERIEFGKVVTTIDYSSGENVIVTTRDGSQYSASHVIFTGSLGVLKEKHSAMFVPPLPQKKQCAINGLNIGTANKVYLEFPHRWWPEDTATFNLIWPEEDKEEFLQIYGQNSEWLCDVFSFYTVAYQPNLLCAWIVGKNARYMETLSDIDVFDGLYLLLRRSLGKYYDVVKPSKILRSNWHTNEHFRGSYTFLSMISEQMNVSPRDLAEPIMMDGTKPVILFAGEATHDHYYSTVHGAVETGFREANRLIDFERTRDRLEQQLVNNFEAMRIEIDAAKKTERTRVVIVGAGIAGLAAAKTLENAGFTDYLLLEAQDVIGGRIHSVPWDNGWIDCGAQFLHGDKSRLAQYCLDNNLLSNIQGTDGEGIFLRDDGSIMNESLVREIDDLVRTVSDDLCESQIPLKEHEDVGSVMRSRFEEYLREKNDSPTERTMKEEIFDWNERFLLVDNSCDSLNDLSATLWGKFKYVGGPEHLLFKSGYSSLTNLLADNLCGHKMRLATPVETIHWRDSVDQQEDFPIIVTTSEGTQISADAVIVTCSLGYLKENHRKMFQPPLPNRPSVAIENLGFGTINKIFLDFGKPWWPAGTKGFQLLWRRDADHRSLPEWSRDVTGFDVLPIHPATLIAWVGGRGAHIVERLSEQTIAQDCTNLLTYYLRRRDIPPVKKCVRTKWNGNKYMKGGYSHITKSCEKDDVSPGTLAEPVWATVSRNDTKKNLPIIMLAGEATHDHFYSTTHGAYETGINQAEVFLQYHASATLRRIKRERWKTRVDSNV from the exons atgttttttataa CTGCAGTAAAACTTCCCAGAGTCTACAGAATGTTCAAGCAAACAAAAATTCTAATCGTTGGAGCAGGTGCAGCTGGCATTGCAGCAGCATCAAAGCTGTTGCAAAAGGGAGTGGATAATTTTGTGATATTGGAGGCCAATCAGAGGATAGGTGGCAGAGTATACACTGAAAACTTTG GTCACAATGTGGTGGATCTCGGAGCTCAATGGATCCATGGTGAATCTGAAAATGTGGTGTTTAATCTTGCTTCCAAGCATGATTTACTGGATTCATTCTCCAATCTGCTTGATCCCAGTAAAAGTCACTTTGTCACTGTCAATGGTGAGATGATGCCAAAGGAAGAAAGCAGCAAGGCTTTAATGATTTACTTAAATATCACGGAACAGGCACAGGAAGAACTCCAAAAGGAAAAAGGGTCTTTTGGAGATTATTTCATAAGAGA gtattacaaaatttttgatgAGAAGCCTTTCGCGAGTCGCGCTCGAGCTGCCGAATATTTATCTTGGAtggaaaaaatagaaaattctaTAGAATGCAGTGACACATGGTTTGACGTTTCCGCAAAACGTTTAACGGAATATCGGGTCTGCGAGGGTAATCTTGCGCTGAATTGGAAGGATCGCGGTTATAAAACGCtctttgatttattattg caaaAGATCCCGAATCCTGAGGAATGCTTGCCAGTGATGGAAAGGATAGAATTCGGAAAAGTCGTAACAACCATCGACTACAGTTCCGGCGAAAACGTTATTGTGACTACTAGAGATGGAAGCCAGTATTCCGCATCACATGTTATATTCACTGGATCTCTAGGTGTCTTGAAAGAGAAACATTCTGCGATGTTCGTGCCTCCTTTACCGCAGAAGAAACAATgtgcaataaat GGATTAAATATCGGAACAGCAAACAAAGTTTATCTTGAATTTCCACACAGATGGTGGCCGGAGGATACGGCTACCTTCAATCTTATCTGGCCGGAGGAAGACAAAGAGGAGTTTTTGCAAATCTATGGTCaa AACAGTGAATGGCTCTGCGACGTGTTTTCGTTCTACACTGTAGCTTATCAGCCGAATCTTCTTTGTGCTTGGATTGTCGGAAAAAATGCGAGGTACATGGAGACTTTATCGGACATTGACGTATTTGATGGACTATATTTGTTGTTAAGAAGATCGCTAGGAAAATATTACGATGTTGTGAAGCCAAGCAAAATATTAAG atCTAACTGGCACACCAATGAACATTTCCGTGGCTCATATACCTTCCTGAGTATGATTTCCGAACAAATGAATGTAAGTCCCAGAGATTTGGCCGAACCAATCATGATGGACGGAACTAAACCC GTAATACTTTTCGCTGGAGAAGCAACGCACGATCATTATTATTCCACTGTGCATGGTGCGGTGGAGACAGGTTTCCGGGAAGCGAATCGATTAATTGATTTCGAAAG AACGCGTGATCGCTTAGAGCAACAACTGGTTAACAACTTCGAAGCTATGCGGATAGAGATTGACGCTGCGAAGAAAACGGAAAGAACAAGAGTCGTGATAGTAGGCGCAGGAATCGCGGGATTGGCAGCGGCGAAAACTCTGGAGAATGCGGGATTCACAGATTATCTTCTTCTTGAGG CTCAAGATGTAATTGGAGGAAGAATTCATTCCGTTCCGTGGGACAACGGCTGGATAGATTGCGGGGCGCAATTCTTGCACGGTGACAAGAGCAGGCTAGCCCAATACTGCCTCGATAACAACTTGTTGTCGAACATTCAAGGCACGGACGGCGAAGGGATTTTCTTACGCGACGACGGATCGATAATGAACGAGAGCTTGGTACGCGAAATCGACGATCTTGTACGGACCGTCTCGGACGATCTATGCGAATCTCAGATACCTTTAAAGGAGCACGAGGACGTCGGCTCCGTCATGAGAAGTAGATTTGAAGAATACTTACGCGAGAAGAACGATTCTCCGACGGAGAGAACGATGAAGGAGGAAATTTTCGATTGGAACGAGCGGTTTCTCCTGGTGGACAACAGCTGCGATTCGCTGAACGATTTATCGGCGACCCTGTGGGGAAAGTTCAAG TATGTTGGTGGGCCAGAACACCTACTTTTCAAGTCCGGTTATAGCTCCTTGACGAATCTCCTTGCGGACAATCTGTGCGGGCATAAGATGCGACTGGCCACTCCCGTGGAGACCATTCACTGGCGGGACTCCGTGGATCAGCAGGAGGATTTTCCGATTATCGTGACGACTTCCGAAGGGACGCAAATTTCCGCAGACGCTGTCATTGTCACCTGCTCGCTCGGCTATTTGAAGGAGAACCACCGGAAAATGTTCCAGCCGCCGTTACCGAATCGCCCAAGTGTTGCTATCGAGAATCTCGGTTTCGGAACGATTAATAAGATTTTCCTGGACTTCGGCAAGCCTTGGTGGCCAGCCGGCACGAAAGGCTTTCAGTTACTCTGGCGCAGAGACGCTGATCACCGATCCTTGCCGGAATGGAGCAGGGACGTCACAGGATTCGACGTCCTGCCAATTCATCCGGCTACTCTTATAGCATGGGTCGGCGGCCGAGGAGCGCATATTGTCGAGCGTCTATCGGAGCAGACGATCGCGCAGGACTGCACGAACCTGTTGACGTATTATCTGCGACGTCGCGATATCCCGCCGGTGAAAAAATGCGTCAGAACCAAGTGGAACGGAAACAAGTACATGAAGGGCGGCTATAGTCATATCACGAAGAGCTGCGAGAAGGATGACGTCTCGCCCGGAACGCTGGCTGAGCCGGTCTGGGCGACAGTGTCGCGGAATGACACGAAGAAG AATTTACCGATCATAATGCTCGCCGGCGAAGCCACGCACGATCATTTCTATTCGACAACACATGGAGCTTACGAGACGGGAATCAATCAGGCCGAAGTATTCTTGCAATACCACGCGAGTGCcac TCTCCGTAGAATTAAGAGGGAGAGATGGAAGACGCGTGTAGATTCCAACGTGTAA
- the LOC105675721 gene encoding uncharacterized protein isoform X4: protein MFFITAVKLPRVYRMFKQTKILIVGAGAAGIAAASKLLQKGVDNFVILEANQRIGGRVYTENFGHNVVDLGAQWIHGESENVVFNLASKHDLLDSFSNLLDPSKSHFVTVNGEMMPKEESSKALMIYLNITEQAQEELQKEKGSFGDYFIREYYKIFDEKPFASRARAAEYLSWMEKIENSIECSDTWFDVSAKRLTEYRVCEGNLALNWKDRGYKTLFDLLLQKIPNPEECLPVMERIEFGKVVTTIDYSSGENVIVTTRDGSQYSASHVIFTGSLGVLKEKHSAMFVPPLPQKKQCAINGLNIGTANKVYLEFPHRWWPEDTATFNLIWPEEDKEEFLQIYGQNSEWLCDVFSFYTVAYQPNLLCAWIVGKNARYMETLSDIDVFDGLYLLLRRSLGKYYDVVKPSKILRSNWHTNEHFRGSYTFLSMISEQMNVSPRDLAEPIMMDGTKPVILFAGEATHDHYYSTVHGAVETGFREANRLIDFERTRDRLEQQLVNNFEAMRIEIDAAKKTERTRVVIVGAGIAGLAAAKTLENAGFTDYLLLEAQDVIGGRIHSVPWDNGWIDCGAQFLHGDKSRLAQYCLDNNLLSNIQGTDGEGIFLRDDGSIMNESLVREIDDLVRTVSDDLCESQIPLKEHEDVGSVMRSRFEEYLREKNDSPTERTMKEEIFDWNERFLLVDNSCDSLNDLSATLWGKFKYVGGPEHLLFKSGYSSLTNLLADNLCGHKMRLATPVETIHWRDSVDQQEDFPIIVTTSEGTQISADAVIVTCSLGYLKENHRKMFQPPLPNRPSVAIENLGFGTINKIFLDFGKPWWPAGTKGFQLLWRRDADHRSLPEWSRDVTGFDVLPIHPATLIAWVGGRGAHIVERLSEQTIAQDCTNLLTYYLRRRDIPPVKKCVRTKWNGNKYMKGGYSHITKSCEKDDVSPGTLAEPVWATVSRNDTKKNLPIIMLAGEATHDHFYSTTHGAYETGINQAEVFLQYHASAT from the exons atgttttttataa CTGCAGTAAAACTTCCCAGAGTCTACAGAATGTTCAAGCAAACAAAAATTCTAATCGTTGGAGCAGGTGCAGCTGGCATTGCAGCAGCATCAAAGCTGTTGCAAAAGGGAGTGGATAATTTTGTGATATTGGAGGCCAATCAGAGGATAGGTGGCAGAGTATACACTGAAAACTTTG GTCACAATGTGGTGGATCTCGGAGCTCAATGGATCCATGGTGAATCTGAAAATGTGGTGTTTAATCTTGCTTCCAAGCATGATTTACTGGATTCATTCTCCAATCTGCTTGATCCCAGTAAAAGTCACTTTGTCACTGTCAATGGTGAGATGATGCCAAAGGAAGAAAGCAGCAAGGCTTTAATGATTTACTTAAATATCACGGAACAGGCACAGGAAGAACTCCAAAAGGAAAAAGGGTCTTTTGGAGATTATTTCATAAGAGA gtattacaaaatttttgatgAGAAGCCTTTCGCGAGTCGCGCTCGAGCTGCCGAATATTTATCTTGGAtggaaaaaatagaaaattctaTAGAATGCAGTGACACATGGTTTGACGTTTCCGCAAAACGTTTAACGGAATATCGGGTCTGCGAGGGTAATCTTGCGCTGAATTGGAAGGATCGCGGTTATAAAACGCtctttgatttattattg caaaAGATCCCGAATCCTGAGGAATGCTTGCCAGTGATGGAAAGGATAGAATTCGGAAAAGTCGTAACAACCATCGACTACAGTTCCGGCGAAAACGTTATTGTGACTACTAGAGATGGAAGCCAGTATTCCGCATCACATGTTATATTCACTGGATCTCTAGGTGTCTTGAAAGAGAAACATTCTGCGATGTTCGTGCCTCCTTTACCGCAGAAGAAACAATgtgcaataaat GGATTAAATATCGGAACAGCAAACAAAGTTTATCTTGAATTTCCACACAGATGGTGGCCGGAGGATACGGCTACCTTCAATCTTATCTGGCCGGAGGAAGACAAAGAGGAGTTTTTGCAAATCTATGGTCaa AACAGTGAATGGCTCTGCGACGTGTTTTCGTTCTACACTGTAGCTTATCAGCCGAATCTTCTTTGTGCTTGGATTGTCGGAAAAAATGCGAGGTACATGGAGACTTTATCGGACATTGACGTATTTGATGGACTATATTTGTTGTTAAGAAGATCGCTAGGAAAATATTACGATGTTGTGAAGCCAAGCAAAATATTAAG atCTAACTGGCACACCAATGAACATTTCCGTGGCTCATATACCTTCCTGAGTATGATTTCCGAACAAATGAATGTAAGTCCCAGAGATTTGGCCGAACCAATCATGATGGACGGAACTAAACCC GTAATACTTTTCGCTGGAGAAGCAACGCACGATCATTATTATTCCACTGTGCATGGTGCGGTGGAGACAGGTTTCCGGGAAGCGAATCGATTAATTGATTTCGAAAG AACGCGTGATCGCTTAGAGCAACAACTGGTTAACAACTTCGAAGCTATGCGGATAGAGATTGACGCTGCGAAGAAAACGGAAAGAACAAGAGTCGTGATAGTAGGCGCAGGAATCGCGGGATTGGCAGCGGCGAAAACTCTGGAGAATGCGGGATTCACAGATTATCTTCTTCTTGAGG CTCAAGATGTAATTGGAGGAAGAATTCATTCCGTTCCGTGGGACAACGGCTGGATAGATTGCGGGGCGCAATTCTTGCACGGTGACAAGAGCAGGCTAGCCCAATACTGCCTCGATAACAACTTGTTGTCGAACATTCAAGGCACGGACGGCGAAGGGATTTTCTTACGCGACGACGGATCGATAATGAACGAGAGCTTGGTACGCGAAATCGACGATCTTGTACGGACCGTCTCGGACGATCTATGCGAATCTCAGATACCTTTAAAGGAGCACGAGGACGTCGGCTCCGTCATGAGAAGTAGATTTGAAGAATACTTACGCGAGAAGAACGATTCTCCGACGGAGAGAACGATGAAGGAGGAAATTTTCGATTGGAACGAGCGGTTTCTCCTGGTGGACAACAGCTGCGATTCGCTGAACGATTTATCGGCGACCCTGTGGGGAAAGTTCAAG TATGTTGGTGGGCCAGAACACCTACTTTTCAAGTCCGGTTATAGCTCCTTGACGAATCTCCTTGCGGACAATCTGTGCGGGCATAAGATGCGACTGGCCACTCCCGTGGAGACCATTCACTGGCGGGACTCCGTGGATCAGCAGGAGGATTTTCCGATTATCGTGACGACTTCCGAAGGGACGCAAATTTCCGCAGACGCTGTCATTGTCACCTGCTCGCTCGGCTATTTGAAGGAGAACCACCGGAAAATGTTCCAGCCGCCGTTACCGAATCGCCCAAGTGTTGCTATCGAGAATCTCGGTTTCGGAACGATTAATAAGATTTTCCTGGACTTCGGCAAGCCTTGGTGGCCAGCCGGCACGAAAGGCTTTCAGTTACTCTGGCGCAGAGACGCTGATCACCGATCCTTGCCGGAATGGAGCAGGGACGTCACAGGATTCGACGTCCTGCCAATTCATCCGGCTACTCTTATAGCATGGGTCGGCGGCCGAGGAGCGCATATTGTCGAGCGTCTATCGGAGCAGACGATCGCGCAGGACTGCACGAACCTGTTGACGTATTATCTGCGACGTCGCGATATCCCGCCGGTGAAAAAATGCGTCAGAACCAAGTGGAACGGAAACAAGTACATGAAGGGCGGCTATAGTCATATCACGAAGAGCTGCGAGAAGGATGACGTCTCGCCCGGAACGCTGGCTGAGCCGGTCTGGGCGACAGTGTCGCGGAATGACACGAAGAAG AATTTACCGATCATAATGCTCGCCGGCGAAGCCACGCACGATCATTTCTATTCGACAACACATGGAGCTTACGAGACGGGAATCAATCAGGCCGAAGTATTCTTGCAATACCACGCGAGTGCcacgtaa